In Pan troglodytes isolate AG18354 chromosome 20, NHGRI_mPanTro3-v2.0_pri, whole genome shotgun sequence, the genomic window ACAGTATCCTCTGAGCTCCTGTCCGTTGCAGCCCAgacactcctgagctcagacaccAAGGCTCCGGGGAGCAGCTCCTGTGGGGCAGAACGGCTACACACAGTTGGGGGACCTGGCTCAGCCCGGCCCCGAGCTTTCTCCCACAGTGGGGTACACAGCCTGGACGGCGGAGAAGTAGACAGTCAGGCGCTACAGGAACTGACGCAGGTCTGGGGTGCAGGCCCCCTagtgggggtgggcagggaaCCTGTCCAGGGCAGCAGCCCCGCTGAACCCTCTCTGCCACCTATCTTGCAGATGGTGTCTGGCCCTGCATCGTACTCTGGCCCAAAGCCTTCTACCCAGTATGGAGCTCCAGGACCCTTTGCAGCCCCTGGTGAGGGAGGTGCCTTGGCGGCCACTGGGCGGCCCCCGCTGCTGCCCACGCGAGCTTCTCGTTCTCAGCGTGCGGCCAGTGAGGACATGACGAGTGATGAGGAGCGCATGGTCATCTGTGAGGAGGAAGGGGATGATGATGTCATTGGTGAGCATTGCAGGGCCCAGAATCTTGCCCAGGACCCAGCAGGCCAAGGCTCAGAGGGTGGGCAGAACTTGGATCCAGGCCCCTAGgcccctttgttttcttttccacttgGTTTATGGTTGCATGTGGCCAGTTCAGGCCCTGCCGAGTAaacccagccctgccctcaggaagcCCCCAGCCCTGCAGGAAATCTGGAGGACAGGGGGCATGACCAGATCTTCAGGTGCAGTGTTAGGTGCTCTGTCCTGCAGGCTCATAGGCTCCTGCACTGGGCAGTGGGCACTGGGCATGTGGGCACAGCCCTGGGCTGAGGAGTAGCCTTCCTGGACAGCACTCCCTGCCGGTTTGGAGCAGAGCTGAGATCCAGGCTCCAGACTGTTTCTCCTGGGTCCCCTTGCATCTAGCCCCCTCCCCATACTGTTCCCTCCACTCCCTCAGCTGACGATGGCTTCGGCACCACTGACATTGATCTCAAGTGCAAGGAGCGGGTGACCGACAGCGAGAGTGGGGACAGCTCTGGGGAGGACCCAGAGGGCAACAAGGTGAGGGCTTGGGTCACGGTGCTGTCCCATCACACTCCCTCCTAAGCCATGGGAATGTCTGTTTCTCCCGGGCTTGAGAGAGGGGGAGATTAAGGTCCAGAGAGGGCAAGCTGCTTGCCCCGTGGGGAGTTGGGTCATAGGATGAATTGAGGCCTTCAGCTGGCAGGGGTGCAGCCCTAGGCTGGCCTGGCTGACAGGCTGGATGGGCATGGCTAGGGGGCTGCTATCGAGGTGTCGGAGTGTCCTGACCTGGGGTGTCTCCCTTCCTTTCATGCAGGGCTTTGGTCGGAAGGTGTTTTCACCTGTGATCCGTTCCTCCTTTACCCACTGCCGCCCCCCACTGGACCCTGAGCCCCCAGGGCCCCCGGATCCTCCTGTAGCCTTTGGCAAAGGCTATGGTTCCGCCCCATCCTCCTCTGCGTCCTCGCCTgcttcctcctcagcctcggcAGCCACCTCCTTCTCACTGGGCTCAGGAACCTTCAAGGCCCAGGAGTCTGGTCAGGGCAGCACAGCGGGCCCCCTACGGCCCCCACCCCCTGGGGCTGGGGGTCCAGCGACACCTTCCAAGGCAACCCGGTTCCTCCCAACGGATCCTGCCACCTTCCGGCGCAAGAGACCTGAAAGTGTGGGTGGCCTGGAGCCACCAGGCCCCTCAGTCATTGCGGCCCCTCCCAGCGGAGGAGGAAACATCCTGCAGACACTGGTGCTGCCCCCAAACAAGGAGGAGCAAGAGGGCGGCGGAGCCAGAGTGCCCTCCGCCCCCGCCCCATCACTGGCCTACGGGGCCCCAGCAGCTCCCCTGTCCCGTCCTGCCGCCACCATGGTCACCAATGTGGTGCGGCCTGTCAGCAGCACTCCTGTGCCCATCGCCTCTAAGCCCTTCCCCACCTCTGGCCGGGCTGAGGCGTCTCCAAATGACACAGCAGGTGCCAGGACTGAAATGGGCACTGGGTCTCGGGTGCCTGGGGGCTCCCCGCTGGGTGTCAGCTTAGTGTATTCGGACAAGAAGTCGGCAGCAGCCACCTCACCAGCCCCACACTTGGTGGCTGGACCCCTGCTGGGCACTGTGGGGAAGGCGCCTGCCACTGTCACTAACCTACTGGTGGGCACCCCGGGGTATGGGGCCCCTGCGCCCCCTGCTGTCCAGTTCATTGCCCAGGGGGCCCCTGGTGGTGGGACCACTGCGGGCTCAGGAGCAGGTGCTGGGAGTGGCCCCAATGGGCCAGTACCCCTGGGCATCCTGCAACCAGGTGCCCTGGGCAAGGCTGGGGGAATCACCCAGGTACAGTACATCCTGCCCACGCTGCCCCAGCAGCTTCAGGTGGCACCTGCCCCAGCACCAGCCCCTGGGACCAAGGCAGCGGCTCCCAGCGGCCCTGCACCCACCACCAGCATCCGTTTCACCCTCCCACCGGGCACTTCCACCAACGGCAAAGTCCTGGCCGCCACTGCACCCACTCCTGGCATCCCCATCCTGCAGTCTGTACCCTCCGCCCCACCCCCCAAAGGTGAGACCTGGGCCGGGCAGCACTAGGAGAGGGGCCATAGTCCTGTTTGGCTCCCTTGTAACCTTTTCCTTTCTTGCCTCTTAACTTCCAGCCCAGTCAGTTTCTCCCGTGCAGGCCCCGCCCCCGGGTGGCTCAGCCCAGCTGCTGCCTGGGAAGGTCCTAGTGCCTCTGGCCGCCCCTAGCATGTCAGTGCGGGGTGGAGGGGCCGGCCAGCCGCTGCCACTGGTGAGCCCGCCCTTCTCAGTACCTGTGCAGAATGGTGCCCAGCCCCCCAGCAAGGTGAGGGCCTGCCTTTCTCTCTACCTGCTGGATGTTGGCTCCTGTACCCcatcatttctttgtctttttttcagtcttttctccttctccatgTATCTGGTTCTCTGTCTTGCCATCTTCCGTGATGTCTCTGTGCATCCTGACTCTCTCAAGTCCTCAGTGTCTgtaccctcctcctcctctgtgtccccacctctCACTGTCATCTGCCCATCCTGTTCTCACCCCAAGTTCTGTGTTCCTTGCTTTTGCTTAGAGTCCCACTTGAGGTCTTGGTCTTCCCCTGCCCCAGTCTGGGGCCACAGCTCACCCTGGCCTATGGGTGCCCTTCTCCACAGATCATCCAGCTGACCCCGGTGCCTGTGAGCACACCCAGCGGCCTGGTGCCGCCCCTGAGCCCAGCCACACTCCCTGGACCCACCTCTCAGCCTCAGAAGGTCCTGTTGCCCTCCTCCACCAGGTAATTGCAGCTGAGCCCATACTCAGAGGCCAGGGAAGGGGTGGGGCGGGGCCGGCTTACCTCACTCCTCCCCATTTCCTCTCCTGCGGCAGAATCACCTATGTGCAGTCAGCGGGCGGGCACGCGCTGCCCCTGGGTACCAGCCCTGCGTCCAGCCAGGCTGGAACAGTCACCTCGTACGGGCCCACGAGCTCTGTAGCTCTAGGCTTCACCTCGCTGGGGCCCAGCGGCCCCGCCTTCGTGCAGCCCCTGCTCTCAGGTGAGGGGCGGCCTGGCAGGCAGTGCTGGGGACCCAGGGTGGGGCTGAGGCATTCCGGGCCCTAACTTGGtctcctgcttctccttctctgtctttcaGCAGGCCAAGCCCCACTGCTGGCTCCCGGTCAGGTGGGCGTGTCACCTGTGCCCAGTCCCCAGCTGCCGCCTGCCTGTGCAGCCCCCGGAGGTCCTGTCATAACAGCGTTTTACTCTGGCAGCCCTGCACCCACCTCCTCAGCACCCCTGGCCCAGCCATCCCAGGCCCCCCCAAGCCTGGTCTACACTGTGGCCACCAGCACAACCCCACCTGCAGCCACCATTCTGCCCAAGGGCCCGCCAGCCCCTGCCACTGCCACCCCAGCCCCGACTAGCCCTTTCCCCAGTGCCACAGGTAGGTGTCAGATCAACCCAGAGCAGAGTGAGTTGGGGGACCCAGGGGATGGGCTCCAGTCAGGCCTGGCTCAGCAAACAATTTTCTCCCCACTAGCAGGTTCCATGACCTACAGCTTAGTGGCCCCCAAGGCCCAGCGGCCCAGCCCGAAGGCCCCCCAGAAAGTGAAGGCAGCCATCGCCAGCATTCCCGTGGGGTCCTTTGAGGCAGGTGCCTCTGGGCGGCCTGGCCCTGCACCCCGGCAGCCTCTGGAGCCTGGCCCAGTCCGAGAGCCAACTGCCCTAGAGTCTGAGCTTGAGGGGCAGCCCACACCACCAGCCCCTCCACCCCTGCCAGAGACCTGGACTCCCACGGCCCGGAGCAGccccccactgcccccacctGCTGAGGAGCGGACCAGCGCCAAGGGCCCTGAGACCATGGTGAGCGCCTGCAGGCCGTGGGGCTCCCACTGCCACTTGGCTGTGCCTCTCCATTGACGTCTTTGCTTTTCTGTCCTACTCTTCTTTCCATGCCTGTGTGTCTCTCAGGTTAAAGGGTCCCCTCTGTCCCTTCTGCCTGCCTGTGTTGTCTCCTCTCCCATCTGAGGCCCCTGTCTTGGCCTTCCTGAGGCCGTGTGACAGCCTTCTCAAGGGGTCTGCTGGGCGGGCTCAGATCCAACTCTTTGTTTCTGGCCTTTGCCCCAGAGTCTGAGCTCAGTGTTCGCCATCTCCCTGCCCATCTCCACCCCAGGCCAGCAAATTCCCCAGCTCATCTTCAGACTGGCGCGTCCCTGGGCAGGGCCTGGAGAATCGTGGGGAGCCTCCCActcctcccagcccagccccagctccagccGTAGCCCCTGGCGGCAGCAGCGAGAGCAGCAGTGGACGGGCAGCCGGGGACACCCCGGAGCGCAAGGAGGCGGCTGGTACTGGCAAGAAGGTGAAGGTGCGGCCCCCGCCCCTGAAGAAGACCTTTGACTCTGTGGACAAGTGAGCATGGGCTGGGGCCTTGGTGGAGCGTGTTAGGGTGGCGGGAGTGGGAGCAGCtgcaggctgaggcgggggagGTGACCCTGCCGGCCCTCCAGCAGGGTCCTGTCAGAAGTGGACTTCGAAGAGCGCTTTGCTGAGTTGCCTGAGTTTCGGCCTGAGGAGGTGCTGCCCTCCCCCACCCTGCAGTCTCTGGCCACCTCACCCCGGGCCATCCTGGGCTCTTACCGCAAGAAGAGGAAGAACTCCACGGGTAGGCGAGCATTGGGCACCCAGGGTCCTTAGGTGGAGGGCAGACTGGGGCCACCTGCACTGAGTCTGCTTCTGTTTGGCCAGACCTGGATTCAGCACCCGAGGACCCCACCTCGCCCAAGCGCAAGATGAGAAGACGCTCCAGCTGCAGCTCGGAGCCCAACACCCCCAAGAGTGCCAAGTGCGAGGGGGACATCTTCACCTTTGACCGTACAGGTGCCGTGGTGGGCAGAACTTTGGGGGCCTGGGGACCTGCAAGAGGAGTGGGTCTCTGGAAGGCGGTTAGAGAGTGAGAGAGGTAGGGTGGGTCCATCCAGGCTGGGAGGAAGCACAGCCTGTCAGTGGTGGGTTCTGGAGTCTGGCAGACCCCTAGGTTGCCCTGTGACTGTGGGCAGGACCCCTCTCTGACTCCCCTGTGAAATAGAATGCAGTGAGGGCTTGGGTGGGCACTCAGACGGTGGCAGGAAGGCCCTGCCGCTGCTGCAGCCTTGCCATGCTGCCTGTGCCCTGCACAGGTACAGAAGCCGAGGACGTGCTTGGGGAGCTAGAGTATGACAAGGTGCCATACTCCTCCCTGCGGCGCACCCTAGACCAGCGCCGGGCCCTGGTCATGCAGCTCTTTCAGGACCATGGCTTCTTCCCGTCAGGTGAGCCTATCTGGGAGTCTTGGGGTCACTCGGGTGGGACTTATCTGTACATGTCATCCTGTGCTCCCCACCGTTTTTCTATCTCCAGCCCAGGCCACAGCCGCCTTCCAGGCCCGCTATGCAGACATCTTTCCCTCCAAGGTTTGTCTGCAGTTGAAGATCCGTGAGGTGCGCCAGAAGATCATGCAGGCTGCCACTCCCACGGAGCAGCCCCCTGGAGCTGAGGCTCCTCTCCCTGTACCGCCCCCCACTGGcactgctgctgcccctgcccccactcccagccccgcAGGGGGCCCTGACCCCACCTCACCCAGCTCGGACTCTGGCACGGCCCAGGCTGCCCCGCCACTGCCTCCACCCCCAGAGTCGGGACCTGGACAGCCTGGCTGGGAGGGGGCTCCCCagccctcccccccacccccaggtccCTCCACAGCTGCCACAGGCAGGTGAGGGACCCCTGAGAAGATGCCAGGACTTATAGTACCCCCTCAGGACATGGACAGTATGTGGGGGCAGGAAGGTTATCTCCTCCCGGGTAAAGCCATTTCGTCCTCTCCAGTTTGGGGCGGAATGAGGCCTGCTCCTCTTGTAAATACCCCCTTCCCTCGAAGCTCCCTCCCGGTGCTGGGGGGCAGCTGAGGGGCTGCAGGGGCAGTCTCCCTCCTCCAAGCCCCTGTACATAACCTGGAGCGTGTGACCTTCAGAGCTTTTCACTTTATGCAAAATGGCTCCTGTGAGGGCTGCAAGCTGGAGGGTGGTGCGGGCCTTGGGCCACAGGGAGGCGCCTGTGGAATAGGGGGAGTTCATGCACCCCTTTTTTCCCCAGAGGGGCTGGACTCAGGTtagtttgggggtgggggctcctgcaCTTTGCCACAGGCACGGGGAGGGTTTTCTCCTCACCCCCTCTGCCCTCCCAACTTGGGTTGTACTTTCTAAGAAGGTGATTCCCCCTGCCCttgcccccttccccagaacaAAACATGTTGATCATGTGCAATATTTCTTACTGTGCCGAGAAGCCGCAATGAGCGAGATTAAAGCTGTTTAACACACCTGTGTGGCTGCAGGCTCTTAAAAGGGAGGGCTGTTGGTTGTACCAGTCCTGTCCTGAGTTGTCATGGAGCGGTAGGCTTTCCATGAGGTGGGGGCAACAATTCCAGTACCACTGCCCCCAACTTCAGAGGAACCCCATAGGCCAGGTCCCTGACTTGCTGTGGACCAGATGGCCCCTCTCCAGTTTAGGAGCCTGTGCGCTCCGGGAGCCTCAATGCCTGCTAGCCCTGTTCTCAGCCATTGGACTGCGTGAGTTTGGGGAAGGCCTGAGGCAAGATGCCACCGGATGGTTACCCTCACTGGCTCTGGGGTCATTCGTACTCAGGAAACAGGTCCCAAGAGGTCCTAGCCCAGAGGTGGCAGTGGGTGGGAGGGAGCCTAGTCTACCTGGAATACCCTTGGTCCTCAGTGTGACCCCTGCTGCCCCCATGTGGCCTGGGCCTGCACTGCAACTGGGCTTGAAGGAACCTCCCCTGGGTGACACCCCTCCCGCCCAGCATGTGGACACAGTGCCCACCTGAGGTGACAAGATACCTACACCCTGTGTGGAGGGATGACAACTAGGAGTGGGAGGGTCAGGACACCTCCACAGAAGTGGCATCTAAGCTAGAGATGGAGCACCCGGaagttccagccagggcaaccGCATATGCACTGGGTCACTGTGTTCCCAGAATTCTTGCCTGAGCTTGGTCTTGTAGGATAGTGCTGGAAAGCTGGTCTTAACTAGTGTTTACTGATTGGTAACGCCTGCCTGAAGCACACTATTGTGATAGTGGAAATTAACCTAACCACAAGAATCACAGTGCCTTAATGGATCAGTGATAACTGCCCTGGGCAGAAATAGAaccacagccaggcatggtggctcatgtctgtaatgccagcaccctgggaggccgaggcaggtggattgcttgagctcaggagtcagaccagcctgggcaacatggcaaaaccacttctctacaaaaaatacaataagctGGACctagtggcacatgcttatagtagcagctattcaggaggctgaggtgggtggatcacttgagcctgggaggttgaagttgcagtgggctgtggtctcaccactgtactctagcctgggtgacggagagagaccctgtctcacacaaaAAACACCTTGCAGAACTGCAGGGTCACAGATCAGGATAAGGACTAATGGTGGTACCCAGATACCCAGACAGGTTCGACCATAAAGCAGGAAACAGCACACTGAGGAAGGAGAGTTTAATGTTGTGGGAAGGCAGCAGGATGCTTAGGGTGCGGGCTCCAGCAGGGGAGCACCTTGGCCCTGGTCTTGGGCCAGCAGACGCAGAAGCAGGGAGTGCAGAGCCCGGCAAACAGGTGTGTAGCCCAGGCGGCTCAGATGCAGGTAATCATACATGTCATGATGGCTGATGGTGCCATCTGAGTGCACAAAGCCAGGGTCGGCATCTAAGAAGTGGGCCCGAGGGTGGCCAGCCAGTGCCGCCCGTACCAGCTCGTTCACCTGTCGGTTCTTCTCTCGAAGTGGGTTGGGATGTTGGCCTCGCGGAAGCAGGCCCTGAGCAGGAACACGAGGCGTAGTAAGGAAACAAGCATTTGAGTATCTTGTTCTGTGTGCCAACCTGTCCTCCACCCACCACCATGAAGTTTCCAGCTGCAGAAAACACTAGGGATGGGCAAgtagggagggtgggagggtagTTCCTAAATATCACATCCTAGCCCTCATTTAGCAAGAGACTTCTGGGTTTTagcctctttccttttctattcttttttttttttttttgagacagagtcttgctctgtcgcccagactggagtgcagtggcgcgatctcgactcactgcaagctccgcctcccaggttcacgccattctcctgcctcagcctcccaagtagctgggactacgggcacccaccatcatgcccggctaattttttgtatttttattagagacggggtttcaccatgttagccaggatggtctcgatctcctgacttcatgatccgcccgcctcggcctcccaaagtgctgggattacaggcgtgagccaccgcgcgcggcCTAGCCTCTTTCCAAGTATCACTTAGAAAAATGTTGACATTGGctaggttcagtggctcacgcctgtaatcccagcatgatgggaggcagagctggataggtcgcttgagcccaggagttcgagaccgacctgggcaacatggtgaaaccccatatctaacaaaaatgcacaaaaattGGTGGgacatgatggcgtgtgcctgtagtcccagctactcgggaggctgacgtgggagaatcacttgagccctggaagcagaagttgcagtgagctgagatcatgccaccgcactccagcctgggcaacagagccagatcctgtctcaaaaaataaataggccaagggaggttgctcacgcctgtaatcccagcactttgggaggctgagacgggtggatcacttgaggtcaggagttctgagaccagcccggccaacatggtgaaatgccatctctacgaaaaatacaaaaattagccaggcgtggtggcacgcgcctgcagtctcagctactgtgaaggctgaggcaggagaatcacttgaacccaggaggaggaggttgcagtgaggccagattgcgtcactgcactctggcctggcaacagagcaagactctgtcccaaaataaataaataaataaaagatatcaaCATCATGGCTCATGCCAAGGGATCAATCCGCTTTCAGAAGAGGAAATATCCTAGCTACCTACAAGTGATGGAGCCTAGATTTACCCCAGGAATGCCTGACAACTTTTGGCCTATTCAaggttttttgagggtttttcttttgttttctggtgagacagggtctctgtcacccaggctagagtgcagtagcatgatcacagctcactgttaccttttaattcctgggctcaagtgatccttcccctttagcctcccaagtagctggggttacaggttttgcgcaccatcatacccagctaattcttttttttttgagatggagtcttgctctgttgcccaggctggagtgcagtggcgcaatctcggctcactgcaagctccgccccctgggttcatgccatcctcctgcctcagcctcccaagtagctgggactacagacgcctgccaccacgcccggctaattttttgtatttttagtagaaacggggtttcaccttgttagccaggatggtctcgatctcctgacctcgtgatccaccctcttcagcctcccaaagtgctgggattacaggtttacaggcgtgagccaccgcacccggctttttttttttttgagacagagtttcgctcttgttgcccgggctggagtgcaatggtgcaatcttagctcaccccaacctccacctcctgggttcaagcgattctcctgccttagcctcccaagtagctgggattataggcatgtgccaccacgcccagctaattttgtatttttagtagagatggagtttctccacgtgtggtcaggctggtcttgaactcccgacctcaggtgatctgcttgcctcggccttccaaagtgctgggattacaggcatgagccactgcgcccagcccatgcccaactaattttttttttttttgagacggagtctcgctctgtcgcccaggctggagtgcagtggcacagtatcagcttactgcaagctctgcctcccaggttcatgccattctcctgcctcagcctgccaagttagctgggactacaggtgcccaccaccacgcccggctaatttttttttgtatttttagtagaaatggggtttcaccgtgttagccaggatggtcttgatctcctgacctcgtgatccacctgcctcggtctcccaaagtgctgggattacaggcgtgagccaccgtgcctggcccgttttttagtttttcaataCCCCCAAAGTCTTAAGCCATCCCTGGGCAAAAAAGGCTAATTGGTCTCTGAGCATATTCTCAACCACAGCCACTCTGAAGGGTATAGCAAGCTCCAACGTGAGATTCTGCCTAAAAGCCACTGCTCTATGTCAAGCTGCCCAGAACTGTGCCAACTGTGGCTATATCTGAGGGGGTCCCAGACCACTGCCATTCTTCCTTTCCCACTCTCCCAGCCTCTCACCAGCACCACAACCCGGGCCTGGGGCTGTCGCTCATTCACCAGTTGCACAATGGCCTTGATGCCGCCAGTCACCTGCTCTGCTGTGTGTCCGTGGTTGTTGGTGCCCACCCAGaccaccacaatctgtggaaaaaGAGACATGAAGCAGCGGTGAGGCGGCAGCCAAAAGATGTTTTAGAGCCCCACCCGAGCCCTGCTCACCTTGGGCCGGATGTGTTCCAGCTCCCCATTCTCCAGCCGCCACAGTACATGCTGTGTGCCGTCACCACCAATGCCAAAGTTAAGTGCAtgcagaggagagaagagctCGCGCCAGATCTGTGGGCAAGAAGTGGTATGGGCACAAGGGCACTGTCCGCATGGACCATCCCCCGCTGTCCAGGTGTTAACCAAATGCCATTATGGAAGAACCTTACTTCATGGAAGCAGTCTTAAAATTTTACCTGGAGCAAACTCCAGCATGGCTGAACCTCACTTTATAGAAATCTATTAGAGTCtctcacttattttattttattttatatttttgagacagagttattttatttttgagacagagtctcactctgtcacccaggctggagtgcactggcactatctcggctcactgcaacctccgcctccctagttcaagtgattctgatgtctcagcctcctgagtagctgggactacaggtgtacgccaccacgtccagctaattttttgtatttttagtagagatggggtttcaccatgtgggccagactggtctcgaactcctgacctcaggtgatccacctttctcggcctccgaaagtggtgggattacaggcgtgagcccatggtgcccagcctatttattttttgagacggagttttgctcttgctgcccaggctggagtgcagtagtgcgatcttggctcattgcaatctctgcttcccaggttctagcgattctcctgcctcagcctgccaagtagctgggactataggcatgtgccaccatgcccagctaatttttgtatttttagtagagacaggatttcgccatgttggccagggtggtctcgaactcctggcctcacgtcatccgcctgccttggcctcccaaagtgctgggattacaggcgtaagccaccacaccctgcctagaGTCTCTCACTTTAAACCAAGCCCCAGGCTCTGTTGCtcatgctgaggtgggtggactgcttgagcccaggagttcaagaccaacctgcgcaacagggcaaaaccccatctctacaaaaattacaaaaattagccaggtgcatggtgatgtgcacctgtagtcccagctactcgggaggctgaggtgggaggatcacttgagcccaggaggcagaggttgcagtgaacagagatcataccgctgcacgccagcctgggtgacagagcaagaccctgtctcaaaaaccaaccaaccaaccaaccaacaaaacaaaccaaGCCCCATAGAAGCAAGACTCACTTCATGAAAATCCAGTCTGCTTGAGCCATGCATTGAATCAATGGCATTACAGTTGAAACTTATTTTGATGAAACCCATTACAGTTGGACATGCTTTGTGGAAAGATATTATTATGATTGAGTCCTCTTTGTGGAGTGCCATTAGAGTTGACCTTCGCTTCCTGTAAAGTGACTATAGCTTTGTGTAAACCCAACAGGGCTGCGCACTACTTAAAGCAAACAAGAAAGAGCCTCACTTTAGGCAAGCCTATGGCAGGAAAGCCTCATTTTAGGTCTTAGTACATTATACACAAATCCAATCTGATAAAACCAAGGCATACATTTCTTTCTCAATAGAATGTTGCACCTTACACCAAGATTCTCAGAGCCTCGGGCTGCCTGAGGCCAATCTGGGTACTCTCATAATACCTCACCTGGCCTGGGTTCTGGTCCAGATGTGTCAGCATGGACACAGGGCTGGATGGGGCAGGGGGAGAGGGACTGCCCTCACCTCGCACTGGTGCATGAGCTGGACCAAGGAGTCCCCG contains:
- the CIC gene encoding protein capicua homolog isoform X6, whose amino-acid sequence is MKPMKKACTGLSGPGSGSKSPPATRAKALRRRGAGEGDKPEEEDDEAQQPQPQPGPEEAEEGEEEEAERGPGAEGPPLELHPGDPAPGPAEDPKGDGEAGRWEPSLSRKTATFKSRAPKKKYVEEHGAGSSGVAGAPEERVRTPEEASGLGVPPRPPTSTRSSSTDTASEHSADLEDEPAEACGPGPWPPGSTSGSYDLRQLRSQRVLARRGDGLFLPAVVRQVRRSQDLGVQFPGDRALTFYEGVPGAGVDVVLDATPPPGALVVGTAVCTCVEPGVAAYREGVVVEVATKPAAYKVRLSPGPSSQPGPPGSLPQPPQPLHREPEEAVWVARSSLRLLRPPWEPETMLRKPPTGPEEEQAEPGATLPPCPAALDPKQPEDAEVSKISFGGNLGTHCEEGEEKHPPTLGTPALLPLPPPQLLSPPPKSPAFVGPGRPGEQPSPCQEGSQGGSRSSSVASLEKGTAPAARARTPLTAAQQKYKKGDVVCTPSGIRKKFNGKQWRRLCSRDGCMKESQRRGYCSRHLSMRTKEMEGLADSGPGGAGRPAAVAAREGSTEFDWGDETSRDSEASSVAARGDSRPRLVAPADLSRFEFDECEAAVMLVSLGSSRSGTPSFSPVSTQSPFSPAPSPSPSPLFGFRPANFSPINASPVIQRTAVRSRHLSASTPKAGVLTPPDLGPHPPPPAPRERHSSGILPTFQTNLTFTVPISPGRRKTELLPHPGALGAPGAGGGGAAPDFPKSDSLDSGVDSVSHTPTPSTPAGFRAVSPAVPFSRSRQPSPLLLLPPPAGLTSDPGPSVRRVPAVQRDSPVIVRNPDVPLPSKFPGEVGTAGEVRAGGPGRGCRETPVPPGVASGKPGLPPPLPAPVPITVPPAAPTAVAQPMPTFGLASSPFQPVAFHPSPAALLPVLVPSSYTSHPAPKKEVIMGRPGTVWTNVEPRSVAVFPWHSLVPFLAPSQPDPSVQPSEAQQPASHPVASNQSKEPAESAAVAHERPPGGTGSADPGRPPGATCPESPGPGPPHPLGVVESGKGPPPTTEEEASGPPGEPRLDSETESDHDDAFLSIMSPEIQLPLPPGKRRTQSLSALPKERDSSSEKDGRSPNKREKDHIRRPMNAFMIFSKRHRALVHQRHPNQDNRTVSKILGEWWYALGPKEKQKYHDLAFQVKEAHFKAHPDWKWCNKDRKKSSSEAKPTSLGLAGGHKETRERSMSETGTAAAPGVSSELLSVAAQTLLSSDTKAPGSSSCGAERLHTVGGPGSARPRAFSHSGVHSLDGGEVDSQALQELTQMVSGPASYSGPKPSTQYGAPGPFAAPGEGGALAATGRPPLLPTRASRSQRAASEDMTSDEERMVICEEEGDDDVIADDGFGTTDIDLKCKERVTDSESGDSSGEDPEGNKGFGRKVFSPVIRSSFTHCRPPLDPEPPGPPDPPVAFGKGYGSAPSSSASSPASSSASAATSFSLGSGTFKAQESGQGSTAGPLRPPPPGAGGPATPSKATRFLPTDPATFRRKRPESVGGLEPPGPSVIAAPPSGGGNILQTLVLPPNKEEQEGGGARVPSAPAPSLAYGAPAAPLSRPAATMVTNVVRPVSSTPVPIASKPFPTSGRAEASPNDTAGARTEMGTGSRVPGGSPLGVSLVYSDKKSAAATSPAPHLVAGPLLGTVGKAPATVTNLLVGTPGYGAPAPPAVQFIAQGAPGGGTTAGSGAGAGSGPNGPVPLGILQPGALGKAGGITQVQYILPTLPQQLQVAPAPAPAPGTKAAAPSGPAPTTSIRFTLPPGTSTNGKVLAATAPTPGIPILQSVPSAPPPKAQSVSPVQAPPPGGSAQLLPGKVLVPLAAPSMSVRGGGAGQPLPLVSPPFSVPVQNGAQPPSKIIQLTPVPVSTPSGLVPPLSPATLPGPTSQPQKVLLPSSTRITYVQSAGGHALPLGTSPASSQAGTVTSYGPTSSVALGFTSLGPSGPAFVQPLLSAGQAPLLAPGQVGVSPVPSPQLPPACAAPGGPVITAFYSGSPAPTSSAPLAQPSQAPPSLVYTVATSTTPPAATILPKGPPAPATATPAPTSPFPSATAGSMTYSLVAPKAQRPSPKAPQKVKAAIASIPVGSFEAGASGRPGPAPRQPLEPGPVREPTALESELEGQPTPPAPPPLPETWTPTARSSPPLPPPAEERTSAKGPETMASKFPSSSSDWRVPGQGLENRGEPPTPPSPAPAPAVAPGGSSESSSGRAAGDTPERKEAAGTGKKVKVRPPPLKKTFDSVDNRVLSEVDFEERFAELPEFRPEEVLPSPTLQSLATSPRAILGSYRKKRKNSTDLDSAPEDPTSPKRKMRRRSSCSSEPNTPKSAKCEGDIFTFDRTEAEDVLGELEYDKVPYSSLRRTLDQRRALVMQLFQDHGFFPSAQATAAFQARYADIFPSKVCLQLKIREVRQKIMQAATPTEQPPGAEAPLPVPPPTGTAAAPAPTPSPAGGPDPTSPSSDSGTAQAAPPLPPPPESGPGQPGWEGAPQPSPPPPGPSTAATGR